TGTTCTATAAGTTCCCCATTCTTATCTATAACATATAGTTAAAAGATATTCAAAATTTTTATATATCAAATATAGATTTTTTTCCGTTAAGAAGTTCCTCTATTTCTGGTAAAAAGGACGAATCTTCATCACTATGGAGAATTAAAGCTGGTTTAATAGATAATGGTTTTTTACTAGCTTTTCTAGCTAATATTATTATTCTATTAGCATTTTGCTTTCTTTTAGAATGGATAGCCACGATATTAATATCGCCAAAATATTTCTCTAAATTGTGTAATATTTCTGCTAAACAGAAAGGTCTAGCTATCATTGCTAAATAAGCTTTAGATTTTAATATTATAGCTGCTGTTTTTATCCATTGTTCGATCATATTTTGTTGCATAACATGAGCATGTTGCTTTAATAGTCGGGGCGTTTTAGTTTCATACCAAGCATTAAATGGAGGGTTAATCAAAGCAAAATCAAAATAATTATCAATTAAACCGCTTTTTATACGCTGTTGCCCTGTAACACCAATATCAGCTTTTAATATTCTAATTCTTTCTAAAAACTCAGTATTTTGCGGTAAATTAAGGGTTTTTTCTGCTAATTCTATCATAAAAGGATCATTTTCTACTAGAGTAGCCTTAGCATTCTTACATCGACTTAATACCGCATAAGCAACAGCACCTACACCTGACCCTAAATCCACTAAATTACCAGAAAAATTACTAGATACACTAGAAGCCAACAACATAGCATCTACACCACTACGATGACCAATTTTTTTTGGTTGTAACAAGTAAAAACGACCTCGATGAAATGCATCGCAAGTAATCTCTATATTATCCATTTCTAATTCCAATTTTTAATTTATCACTATATTATCACAGACAATTAACTTAATAAGTTGATAAAATATAATATCACAAGTAATATATTTATTACCCATTCCTATAACTTAATAAGTTGATAAAATATAATATCACAAGTAATATATTTATTACCCATTCCTAATGCTAATTTTTAATTTATAACTATATTCTGGCAGATAATTAACTTATTTACTTGCTAAAGAATAAAAAAAAACCTTATAAAGTAAAAAATATGCTAAAATATTTAAGATATATAATATATTAATGAGTAACCTACGGTATTACCGTCCTTCTATAAGAAAAATAAAACTATGAATATATCAAAACTTATTAATCTTACCTATGAAGATATGAAAAAAGTTGATGCTTTTTCATTAAATAATATGCAATGTCATATACCTATGATCGATGAAATAAATGATTATTTATTTTCAGCCAATGGCAAACGTCTAAGGCCGATGCTTACTCTTGCTGCTTCTCGTTGCTGTAACTACCAAGGATCTCATCATATAACCTTAGCTACCGCTATAGAATTTTTACATACAGCTACTTTGTTACATGATGATGTAGTAGATGAAAGTGATATGCGTAGAGGTAAAAAAACAGCCCGTTTATTATGGGGAAACCAAGCAACCGTCTTAGTAGGTGATTTTTTATTAGGGCAAGCTTTCAAAATGATGGTAAACGTCGACAATATTGAAGCATTAAAACTAATATCCAATGCTTCATCTATTATCGCGCAAGGTGAAGTAATGCAGCTTGCCGCAGCTGATAATTTACATACCTCCGAAGCAGAATATATGAAAATAATTTATAATAAAACAGCGATATTATTTGCTGCTGCAACAGAAGTAGGAGCCATACTAGCCAATAAAGAAAACTACAGGGAAGCTTTTAAAAATTATGGTTTAAATTTAGGTTTAGCCTTTCAAATAATGGACGACATCTTAGACTATAAAGGTGACAGTCAAAATCTAGGAAAAAACACTGGCGATGACTTTAGAGAAGGTAAAATAACCTTACCTATAATTCTAAGCTATAAAAATGGCGACACCCAAATTAGAAGTTTTTGGGAAAAGACCTTCAACAATAACATCAAGGATACAGAATCATTACAACAAGCTTTAACTATCTTGAAAAATGGTAAAATATTAGAACAATGTAAAGAAAAAGCTATACAACATGTAATATTAGCTAAAGAATCGCTACAAATATTACCTGAAAATCCATATAAAGTTGCTTTATTAGAAACTGTTGATTTTTGCTTAAATAGAATTAAATAATTTCACCATAAATAAATATAATTGAGGCTTTTATGCAACGTATAAATATTAAATTATCAGTTTTTTTAACTATTTTTATTATTATAACCTCAATTATATTTATTTATAATAATCATATAAATAAATTTATTCTAAAAAATGTAAATATTTCTCCTAGTCGTACTGATAATTATTCTGGCTATATTTTAATAGGTCAAGTTGCAAGCTTTGAGCAGAATATCCCTACTGCTATTAACTCATTTGAACAAGCTCTTATATATCAACCAAATTCATTAGAATTAAAAAGAGATATTTTTTTAAAAAATCTATTAAGTAACAATTTTGAACAAGCTTTAAAATTAGCAACAGATTTGATAAATGATCCTGAAGTAGGTACTTGGGCAAAATTAGCTCTAACTTTACAAGCTATCAAAACCCATGATTATGATAAAGCTTCAAAATATATAAATTTTTCTGATAATCTGTCTCCTATGGAACAAGAAATACAAAAAACCGTCGAGAGCTGGCTTATTTTCGCCAAAGATGGTTATGATAAAGCTATAGCGAGGCTTTTTGCTAAACCAGTAGAAGAATGGAATAAATTTATTATTTATAATCAAGCATTTTACATGGCACAATTAAGCAATAGAACTGAAGATATAATAAAATATTATCAAAAAATAACTAAAAACAAAGATCCTGTTACTACTAATAGTTATCTTAGATCTGTTAGTAATTACATCTTGTTATTGTCTTTACAAAAAAAACACAAGCAAGCAATAAATTTTTTAGGCAAAGTTCCTGATATTGAAGGAAATTTATTATATACGGCGCTTTATACCACTATAGC
The Bartonella sp. DGB1 genome window above contains:
- a CDS encoding tRNA1(Val) (adenine(37)-N6)-methyltransferase gives rise to the protein MDNIEITCDAFHRGRFYLLQPKKIGHRSGVDAMLLASSVSSNFSGNLVDLGSGVGAVAYAVLSRCKNAKATLVENDPFMIELAEKTLNLPQNTEFLERIRILKADIGVTGQQRIKSGLIDNYFDFALINPPFNAWYETKTPRLLKQHAHVMQQNMIEQWIKTAAIILKSKAYLAMIARPFCLAEILHNLEKYFGDINIVAIHSKRKQNANRIIILARKASKKPLSIKPALILHSDEDSSFLPEIEELLNGKKSIFDI
- a CDS encoding polyprenyl synthetase family protein, with protein sequence MNISKLINLTYEDMKKVDAFSLNNMQCHIPMIDEINDYLFSANGKRLRPMLTLAASRCCNYQGSHHITLATAIEFLHTATLLHDDVVDESDMRRGKKTARLLWGNQATVLVGDFLLGQAFKMMVNVDNIEALKLISNASSIIAQGEVMQLAAADNLHTSEAEYMKIIYNKTAILFAAATEVGAILANKENYREAFKNYGLNLGLAFQIMDDILDYKGDSQNLGKNTGDDFREGKITLPIILSYKNGDTQIRSFWEKTFNNNIKDTESLQQALTILKNGKILEQCKEKAIQHVILAKESLQILPENPYKVALLETVDFCLNRIK